One genomic window of Acidovorax radicis includes the following:
- a CDS encoding Bug family tripartite tricarboxylate transporter substrate binding protein yields MFSPLLSSSAPSSSHSSVPSRTRRLAVHLAAALLASGCGVAAQAQPAWPAAKPITLIVPFSAGGSVDVTARLIAQKLGERLKQSVVIDNVAGAGGVIGMEKAVKAAPDGYTFVLGADSPAAIARLVNPVAVRYDTLKDLAPVGLVTKAPMVIVARPGLPANNLADVIRLAREKPGQLSYATSGVGTVLHLAMERVKDQSKTFMVHVPYRGGAQIVTDVIGNQVDLAVLISVTAAPHIHSKKLKAIALTDGQRLPSLPDVPTVAETAGFKGFDMVSWTGLFAPAQTPPAVVERLNRELGEVLRMDDVRAKLADGGAVAGKGSAAEFARFVQSESARYAVIVKAANIKE; encoded by the coding sequence ATGTTTTCCCCTTTGTTGTCCTCTTCGGCACCCTCTTCGTCGCATTCATCTGTGCCATCCCGCACCCGGCGCCTGGCTGTGCACCTCGCCGCGGCCTTGCTGGCCAGCGGCTGCGGCGTGGCCGCGCAGGCGCAGCCCGCCTGGCCTGCCGCCAAGCCCATCACGCTCATCGTGCCGTTCAGCGCCGGGGGCAGTGTGGATGTGACGGCGCGCCTGATCGCCCAAAAGCTCGGCGAACGCCTCAAGCAAAGCGTGGTGATTGACAACGTGGCAGGCGCTGGGGGCGTCATTGGCATGGAAAAGGCCGTCAAGGCCGCGCCGGACGGCTACACCTTCGTCTTGGGGGCCGACAGCCCCGCCGCCATTGCGCGGCTGGTGAACCCGGTGGCGGTGCGCTACGACACGCTCAAGGACCTGGCCCCGGTGGGCCTGGTGACGAAGGCGCCCATGGTGATCGTGGCCCGCCCGGGCCTGCCCGCCAACAACCTGGCCGACGTGATCCGCCTGGCGCGCGAAAAGCCTGGGCAGCTCAGCTACGCCACGTCGGGTGTGGGCACGGTGCTGCACCTGGCCATGGAGCGCGTCAAGGACCAGAGCAAGACCTTCATGGTGCATGTGCCGTACCGGGGCGGCGCACAGATCGTGACCGATGTGATCGGCAACCAGGTGGACCTGGCCGTGCTCATCAGCGTGACGGCGGCGCCGCACATCCACAGCAAGAAGCTCAAGGCCATCGCGCTGACGGACGGCCAGCGCCTGCCGTCGTTGCCCGACGTGCCGACCGTGGCCGAGACCGCAGGCTTCAAAGGGTTTGACATGGTTTCGTGGACCGGCCTGTTTGCCCCCGCGCAGACGCCCCCCGCCGTGGTGGAACGCCTGAACCGCGAGCTGGGCGAAGTGCTGCGCATGGACGATGTGCGCGCCAAGCTGGCCGACGGCGGCGCCGTGGCGGGCAAGGGCAGTGCGGCGGAGTTTGCGCGGTTTGTGCAGTCCGAAAGCGCCCGGTATGCCGTGATCGTGAAGGCGGCGAATATCAAGGAATAA